GTTGAACTTGAGCTTGTATTCGTTAAGTCCGTGTTTAAGCGTTAAGGGTTCCTTCACTTTTTCGCCCATGGTTTCACGCTGGAATTTCGGACATTTTCCCAATTCGTATTTAACGCAATACTTGGTGGTCATCACCCGCGATTTTCCGGGATCCCATTGCAGTTCGAATGCTTTCTCCATTTCGGAAACCCCATGGCGCGCATAAAATTTTCGTGCCAGTGTATTGGAAATATTATAGGTAAAATCCAGTTGTTTTACGGGATAAGGATGCTCTGTTTTTTCAATCTGAAATTCGAAACGCCGGTATTCGCGCACACGGATTTCCATGAGTTCTTCCAAAACTTCCCGTCGCATTTCATTCACTTTACTATTCGGTAAAAACCAGTTTTCCGAAAGAACCACTTCCACTTTTCCGGCCATAAACGGCGTAGCTCCGGTTTTGGACAGATTTTTTTGTATAGCAGGAACAGGCGATTCCGTATTGCGTGCTTTTTCTTTTTTTAGTTCGAAATGTTTTTTGCATTGGTGACCATCCTCATCAACGGCCAGTAATACAAATCCATTTTCATCTTCCGAAAAATGCAGGTCCACCGAAATTTTCCGAATGGCGCTGTCTTCACGCTCTACCAAACGGTTAAATTCTGCATCCGAATTGCGGTAGATTTCCGTCCCCACCGGCAGTTCTTTAAAATGATTCGGAATCACTAAATCCTTAATGATAATATTTACCTGTGCACCGTCGGCTTCTCCTGCTTCATTCAGAAAATAGAGTCCATCCCCATTATTCAGTTCCTCAAAATTTTCGATGAGGTAACCATTGAGCTTGTTGCCAAGTACTTTTCCGATGTATTGTCCTTTGGACTTCGGACTCTCCCACGATCCGATTTTTTCTTTGCGTTGATTAAGAAAATAATCGGTATAACCGCGATTAAAACTTCTTCCGAGTTCCGGATCGAAATCGTAAAACGTTTTTCCCGATGATGCTTTGGTATAATTGGGATGTGTAGCAAGGAACTCATCGAGTTTTTTGCGCAGGTAAGAAGTGTTGTTTTTTACATACACCATATCCTTTAACCGACCCTCAATTTTAAACGAAGTAACACCTGCTTCTATGAGTTGTGGCAACTGATCGCTCAGATCAAGATCTTTGATGGAAAGTAAGTGACTGCTTTGTATCAATGTGGTTCCGTTTCCATCCACCAACTGATAGGGTAAGCGACAATTCTGTGCACAGGAACCGCGGTTGGCGCTGCGTTCTCCTCCTGCAATACTCATGTAGCAATTCCCGCTGAAAGAAACACACAGTGCACCGGTCACAAAAAACTCCAGTTCCACCGGTGTTGCTTCCCGGATTTCACGAATCTGATCAAGATTTAATTCACGTGCAAGCACCACTCGTTGTATGCCGGCATCCGCCAGAAATTTTACATGCTGCGGATCGCGGTTATTGGCTTGCGTGCTGGCATGTAAAGGAATGGGTGGTAAATCCATTTCCAGAATAGCCATATCCTGAATGATGAGTGCATCCACTCCAATATCGTATAGTTCCCAGATTAAATCGCGGCAATGATCCAGTTCTTCATCGTAGAGAATGGTATTGACTACAACAAACACCTGTGCTTTGAATAAATGCGCATAACGCACCATTTCGGCAATGTCTTCAATGGAATTGGTGGCATTGGAACGTGCACCGTATTGTGGAGCGCCAATGTACACTGCATCGGCACCCGCATTTATGGCAGCAATACCCTGCACCAGATTTTTGGCAGGAGCCAGAATTTCTACTTTCGTCTTCATGGGAATGGTACTGCAAAGCTACAAAAAGGGAATTGAACCCGAAAAAGCGCTTTTGGCAGGTAAATGAGGGCTTTATCCAAACTTCATGTGGACCTCAATTTACACGGGAGTCGCCACTTTTTTTGCCTTGCTTTTCGTATCTTTAACCTATGCGTACATATCACCGGGTGATGTTTTTTCTGCTGCCATTACTGATGGTTTTCATCATGGCATTTTCATTGGCAGAATCGCCGGCTGCGGTATGGGGATTTTATGCGCACAAACGCATTAACCGGATGGCGGTATTTACACTTCCTCCGGAAATGATCGGTTTTTACAAAGACAATATCGAGTTCATCACCGAACATGCCGTAGATCCCGATAAACGCAGGTATGCGGTAGATGGTGAAGCGCAACGTCATTTTATCGACATCGATCATTACAAAATTCCCAATGAAGATGTATTCGAAACGGTTCCCAGAAAATGGAAGGACGCCATTAAAAAATATACGGAAGACACCATTCAGGAATATGGCATCGTTCCCTGGCACATCGAGGTGATGATATTTCGGTTGACCAAAGCGTTTAAAGATGAAAACTTCGATCAGATTTTAAAATTATCGGCAGAATTAGGTCACTACGTCGGCGATGCACACGTGCCTTTGCATACCACCGAAAATTATAACGGTCAACTTACCGGACAAAAAGGTATTCACGGATTTTGGGAGTCGCGCATTCCTGAATTATTTGCGGAAGAATACGATTATTTCATTGGCAAAGCAACGTACGTGGAAGAACCCCTGGATTTTGCATGGACCGCCGTAAGGGAAAGTCACGCCGCTCTCGATAGCGTGCTCCTTTTCGAAAAAGAACTTACCAAAAGCTGGCCGGAAGATAAAAAATACAGTTACGAAACGCGTGGCAACACCACCATCAAAGTGTATTCGCAGGAATTCACAAAAGCGTATAGCGATAAATTATCCGGCATGGTGGAACGTCGCATGCGAAAAACCATCATTGCCGTTGGCAGTTTTTGGTACACGGCATGGATCAACGCGGGAAAACCGGATTTGATTCGCTATAAAAACAGAAGTCTCTCAAAAGAAGCGCAGGAAGAACTGAACAAAGAAGATCAGGAATTTCAGAAGGGAACGATTAAGGGCAGGAGTTGCGATCACTAAATCACACTTCTTTTTTCATTGCATTTTTTCCTTGCAGCCAACGTGCAATAGTCAGCAATAAAAGCATCATCGCTACAAACATCGAGCTGCGGCCATACACATCACCCATTCGGGTGAACCAGGTTTGCTCTGTATTGGCATTGATGCTTGCACTTATAACGGCAGGTTCCCACCAGGAAGTTTGTTGCAGTACATCGCCTCGTTGATTAATAAAACACGAAATTCCCGTATTGGCACAACGCGCAATACTACGCCGGTTCTCGATGGCCCGCAATCGCGCATACGACATGTGCTGCAGGTAGCCCGGAGTATTCTCCCACCAGCCATCGTTGGTGATAATAAAAATCAGATCGGCGCCTTTTGCAACAAAGGAAGCGATATGCTCACCATAAATGGATTCGTAACAAATGGCAGGAACTACTACGTGACGAGGATCTACATCGGAATGAAAAACCATTGGTTCTTTTTCTGAGCCCATAGAACCACTGCTGCCGCCCATTTGCAAAGCCCACTTTTCTAAAAAGGGAAACCATTGGGTAAATGGAACTTTTTCTACACCAAGTACCAATTTCATTTTATGATAAATCTGCAATGGCTCATCTTTCAATACCTGAAAAGAGGCGTTGTAATGATCGTAATAAACCCCAGGCTCGCCGGTAGGTTTGGCGGTGGGTGATAAGGATTCTCCTTCGAAATAAAAACGGTGACTCGACATTCCGCTTACAATTTTCAGTCGCGGAAATTCGGCAACATATTCCCGCATGCGAACAATGGCCGGATTGCTTTCAATTTTATTTTCCATTACCGAATACGACAACTGCGTTTCGGGTCCCACTAAATAATCCGTTTTCTCATTCACGTACTGATCTGCCAATGCGAAAAAAATATCCAATTGTTCATTCATGGTTTTTCCTCCGAATTTGTCACGATACGGATCAATATTCGGTTGCGCAATAACCACCTGCACCGGATTTTCGGTTTCGGTATAGGAAAAATACATTTTCAATGAAATCAAAACCGGAATGGCAATCACCACCGTGAGCGAAAACAAACGAAACTGCTGTTGTTTCAGCGGACGTTTACTCAACCAAAAGGCATCGCGTACGATGACAAAAACAATCATGTTCACCAACAACACCCACAGCGATCCGCCACTTACTCCACTGTATTCATACCACTGCACCAGGTAGGGCTGAAGGGAAAACACATTGCCCATCGACAACCAGGGCCAGGATAATTCCCAATAGTAATGCAGGTATTCGAACGCAAGCCAGTAAACAAAAAAAGAAAGCAAACCCTCACGGATTCCGAGTCGACGTTTGGTAAGATGAAAAAAGAAAAAGGGGAAAGTCATTAACAAAGCATTCACCATTACTGCCATCACCATTCCTCCACCCGAAGCAAAATAAATCCACCAGGTAGTTAAAAGATTAAAAAGCAGAAAATGCCAATAGGCCAGAAAAAAAACTTTACGCGGACGATAAGCCTTACGGTAAATATGATCTTCGAGCAGGAGCATAGGAACCCAGGCAATAAAAATAAAGGGCCAGAGCGAACCGATAAAAGGCCATGCCAGCGCCAGGAGCAATGCACCAAGTGTAGCGTAAACAATAAGCGGAAGCCTTTGCATCAGTGAAATTTTAGGCTAAAATAAACAAAGAGCAGGATTCCCATCATTTCGGCATTTTTATTTTCCCTTAAATGCTCCTTTTATTATCTTGAGGCATGAAACTGAAGAGTCTGTTACTTGCATCGGCCAGCTTATTGGCAATTACGGCCCATGCCCAAAAGAAAAAAATCGATCACACGGTTTACGATCAATGGAAAACCATACGCGAAGCACAAATCTCCGATAACGGATCGGTAGTTACCTACGAAGTAAATCCCCAATCGGGCGATGGAAATTTATATGTGTACGAAGTAGAAAGTAAACGCACCGATACGATTCGTCGCGGTTATTCCGCTCAATTTGTAGATGGGGGCACGCATATTATTTTTCGCATTAAACCGGAATTTGAACTTACGCGAAAAGCAAAGCTCGCCAAAAAGAAAGAAGATGATATGCCCAAAGATTCATTGGGTGTTTACGATGTAAAAGAACATAAAATCATTGCGCGCTTTCCGATGATCAAATCGCAGGAAGGAAAAGAAGAAAATTCCTGGATCATTGTTCACCACACCAAAATGAAAGAAGCAGCACCGGTGGGTAAAAAGAAAAAGAAAAAAAAGAAAGAACCCGAGATTAAATCCGACGGAACCAAACTCGAATTGGTTTCCCTGAAACAATACCACCAGCCTGCCGCAGATCCGAAAAAGAAAAAGAAAAAAGAAAGCGGTCCGCTTTTCAATTATTCCTTCCCTTACGTTACCGAATACGCCTACTCCAAAAAAGGAAATCAGATTGCATTTATCATGCAGAAAAATGTTGATAAAGCCGATTCCGCCTATCTCTATGTGTTTTCTACATCCGATGAAAAATTAAAATCAATTCATGCACTGAACGGCTTTATGAAAAGTCTGAGTTTCGATGAAAGCGGAAACCAGATTGCCTATCTGGCCAGCAGCGATACATCGAAAAATAAAGTGTACGATTTATGGTACTGGAACAGCAATAACAGCTCGTGCAGTAAAATGGTCGACTCCGCCACAACGGCCATGCCTAAGGGACAATGCGTGAGCGAAAATTCCAGTCTCTGGTTTTCGGCCGACGGTAAAAAATTATTTTTCGGCACCGCTCCAAAACCCGAAAAAGAAATCAAAGACACCTTAACCGACGATGAAAAATACCGTCTCGATATCTGGAGCTGGACCGACACGCGATTAATGCCTGAGCAACTAAAAATGCTGGATCGCGACAAAAAGAAAAACTACCTGGCAGTGTATCATCTCGATAAAAACAAAATGGTTCAGATTGCCGATGCAAAAATGGACGGCATTAGAACTATCCTCAAAGGGAATGGAGATATTGCTTTAGGAATTTCGGATGTGAACTATGAAA
This portion of the Flavobacteriales bacterium genome encodes:
- a CDS encoding U32 family peptidase, which translates into the protein MKTKVEILAPAKNLVQGIAAINAGADAVYIGAPQYGARSNATNSIEDIAEMVRYAHLFKAQVFVVVNTILYDEELDHCRDLIWELYDIGVDALIIQDMAILEMDLPPIPLHASTQANNRDPQHVKFLADAGIQRVVLARELNLDQIREIREATPVELEFFVTGALCVSFSGNCYMSIAGGERSANRGSCAQNCRLPYQLVDGNGTTLIQSSHLLSIKDLDLSDQLPQLIEAGVTSFKIEGRLKDMVYVKNNTSYLRKKLDEFLATHPNYTKASSGKTFYDFDPELGRSFNRGYTDYFLNQRKEKIGSWESPKSKGQYIGKVLGNKLNGYLIENFEELNNGDGLYFLNEAGEADGAQVNIIIKDLVIPNHFKELPVGTEIYRNSDAEFNRLVEREDSAIRKISVDLHFSEDENGFVLLAVDEDGHQCKKHFELKKEKARNTESPVPAIQKNLSKTGATPFMAGKVEVVLSENWFLPNSKVNEMRREVLEELMEIRVREYRRFEFQIEKTEHPYPVKQLDFTYNISNTLARKFYARHGVSEMEKAFELQWDPGKSRVMTTKYCVKYELGKCPKFQRETMGEKVKEPLTLKHGLNEYKLKFNCKPCEMEIWEKDAELEFEEED
- the lnt gene encoding apolipoprotein N-acyltransferase, which gives rise to MQRLPLIVYATLGALLLALAWPFIGSLWPFIFIAWVPMLLLEDHIYRKAYRPRKVFFLAYWHFLLFNLLTTWWIYFASGGGMVMAVMVNALLMTFPFFFFHLTKRRLGIREGLLSFFVYWLAFEYLHYYWELSWPWLSMGNVFSLQPYLVQWYEYSGVSGGSLWVLLVNMIVFVIVRDAFWLSKRPLKQQQFRLFSLTVVIAIPVLISLKMYFSYTETENPVQVVIAQPNIDPYRDKFGGKTMNEQLDIFFALADQYVNEKTDYLVGPETQLSYSVMENKIESNPAIVRMREYVAEFPRLKIVSGMSSHRFYFEGESLSPTAKPTGEPGVYYDHYNASFQVLKDEPLQIYHKMKLVLGVEKVPFTQWFPFLEKWALQMGGSSGSMGSEKEPMVFHSDVDPRHVVVPAICYESIYGEHIASFVAKGADLIFIITNDGWWENTPGYLQHMSYARLRAIENRRSIARCANTGISCFINQRGDVLQQTSWWEPAVISASINANTEQTWFTRMGDVYGRSSMFVAMMLLLLTIARWLQGKNAMKKEV
- a CDS encoding zinc dependent phospholipase C family protein; translated protein: MRTYHRVMFFLLPLLMVFIMAFSLAESPAAVWGFYAHKRINRMAVFTLPPEMIGFYKDNIEFITEHAVDPDKRRYAVDGEAQRHFIDIDHYKIPNEDVFETVPRKWKDAIKKYTEDTIQEYGIVPWHIEVMIFRLTKAFKDENFDQILKLSAELGHYVGDAHVPLHTTENYNGQLTGQKGIHGFWESRIPELFAEEYDYFIGKATYVEEPLDFAWTAVRESHAALDSVLLFEKELTKSWPEDKKYSYETRGNTTIKVYSQEFTKAYSDKLSGMVERRMRKTIIAVGSFWYTAWINAGKPDLIRYKNRSLSKEAQEELNKEDQEFQKGTIKGRSCDH